One genomic segment of Chitinibacter sp. FCG-7 includes these proteins:
- a CDS encoding EAL and HDOD domain-containing protein, producing the protein MQLLQLSPLWHHSRQWQGILACGPEEQLVELDRMLAEFAISTHLPCYSQLALTSAQALRPFDPQQLVLAVNDVSALARLGEQQLAFGGWYTQAGPTVCAPAKPELLELVALVTSDAEIDQLELVFSRAPDLTFRLLKLVNSVGMRSRVEIASIRHAITVLGRNQLQRWVQLLMYAEQFAESGAISPLLIAALLRARRLEGWAEHGWLAASPDSAFLLGMLSLLEQLFQQPLAQLLTSLPLSDNMKAALLDKEGVLGQALAQAIHMETYLDDAVWAIHPLQQQSWIKAEVDAYRWVALLAEGLQR; encoded by the coding sequence ATGCAACTGCTGCAACTTTCCCCGCTTTGGCATCACTCCCGGCAATGGCAAGGCATTCTGGCCTGTGGCCCCGAGGAGCAGCTGGTCGAGCTTGACCGTATGCTGGCCGAATTTGCCATTTCCACCCACCTGCCCTGCTACAGCCAGCTGGCGCTGACATCGGCGCAAGCCCTTCGCCCTTTTGACCCGCAGCAGCTGGTGCTGGCCGTGAATGACGTCAGTGCACTGGCCAGGCTGGGCGAGCAGCAACTGGCGTTTGGCGGCTGGTACACGCAAGCAGGCCCGACGGTTTGCGCGCCTGCCAAGCCCGAATTGCTCGAGCTGGTGGCGCTGGTGACCTCGGACGCCGAGATTGATCAGCTGGAGCTGGTTTTCTCTCGCGCACCGGATCTGACCTTTCGCCTGCTCAAGCTGGTGAACTCGGTGGGGATGCGTTCACGGGTGGAAATAGCCAGCATTCGTCATGCCATTACCGTGCTGGGGCGCAACCAGCTACAGCGCTGGGTGCAGTTGCTGATGTACGCCGAACAGTTTGCCGAATCGGGAGCCATCTCACCGCTATTGATTGCTGCGCTGCTGCGCGCGCGCCGACTGGAAGGATGGGCCGAACACGGTTGGCTCGCAGCCAGCCCGGATTCGGCCTTTTTGCTGGGCATGCTTTCCTTGCTTGAGCAATTATTCCAGCAGCCGCTGGCACAACTGCTGACCAGCTTGCCGCTCAGCGACAATATGAAAGCAGCATTACTAGATAAAGAGGGGGTATTGGGCCAGGCGCTAGCCCAGGCAATCCATATGGAGACATACCTTGATGATGCTGTCTGGGCTATCCATCCGCTGCAGCAGCAAAGCTGGATCAAAGCCGAGGTCGATGCTTATCGTTGGGTGGCTCTACTGGCCGAAGGTTTGCAGCGATGA
- a CDS encoding glutathione S-transferase family protein: MMYHLYIGYQNYSSWSLRPWLLLKHFNIPFTQTVVRVDGKGIKASHRAYSDNGLVPCLHDQNFRVWDSMAICEYLAEQYPAMWPADRQARARARSICAEMHSGFGALRSQLPMNVRLRAKGKANTPEVAADLARIFAIWRNARDMTASNQVAGDYLFGEFSIADAMYSPVIWRLYSYGVQLPDDIARYVDTMLAHPAMQEWEQAAQQEDVFLSFDELIEQFGGVRA, encoded by the coding sequence ATGATGTACCACCTTTATATTGGCTATCAAAACTACTCGTCCTGGTCGCTGCGGCCTTGGTTATTGCTCAAGCACTTTAATATCCCGTTTACGCAAACCGTGGTGCGCGTAGACGGCAAGGGCATCAAAGCCAGCCATCGCGCTTATTCGGATAATGGTCTGGTTCCATGTCTGCATGATCAAAACTTCAGGGTATGGGACTCTATGGCAATCTGTGAATACCTTGCAGAGCAATACCCTGCCATGTGGCCAGCAGATCGCCAGGCGCGAGCCAGAGCCCGCAGCATCTGCGCCGAAATGCACTCGGGCTTTGGCGCGCTGCGCAGCCAGCTGCCGATGAATGTGCGCCTGCGCGCCAAAGGCAAAGCCAATACACCGGAAGTTGCCGCCGATCTGGCCCGGATTTTTGCCATTTGGCGCAATGCACGCGACATGACCGCCAGCAATCAGGTAGCGGGCGATTACCTGTTTGGCGAATTCTCGATTGCCGACGCCATGTACTCGCCCGTGATCTGGCGGCTTTACAGCTATGGCGTGCAGCTACCCGATGATATTGCGCGCTATGTCGATACCATGCTGGCGCATCCGGCCATGCAGGAATGGGAGCAAGCGGCGCAGCAAGAAGACGTTTTTTTATCGTTTGACGAATTGATCGAACAATTTGGCGGAGTCCGCGCATGA
- a CDS encoding chloramphenicol phosphotransferase CPT family protein: MSLPQIIILNGCSSAGKTSIARALQELLPQQFLHFSLDTLLDGLPRSDLAQLQSGAAVQRSGHDFAQLVRAYHYALPGLLQAGCQLIIDNAWCERAEKRELLTELAGYRVLLVGVHCDLAELNRREQLRRNRPAGLAAWELTRVHQEISYDLEINTEGISPEDNAKLIYKHIQDGCILNGAIDTLAHLNMLG; this comes from the coding sequence ATGTCCCTACCCCAAATCATTATTTTGAACGGCTGCAGCAGTGCGGGCAAAACCAGCATTGCGCGTGCCTTGCAGGAATTGCTGCCGCAGCAGTTTCTTCATTTCAGCCTTGATACGCTGCTCGATGGCCTGCCGCGCAGCGATCTGGCCCAGCTGCAAAGTGGCGCAGCGGTACAGCGTAGCGGGCATGATTTTGCGCAGCTGGTGCGCGCCTATCATTACGCCCTGCCCGGTTTGCTGCAGGCTGGCTGCCAACTAATCATCGACAACGCTTGGTGCGAGCGCGCCGAGAAGCGCGAGCTGCTGACCGAGCTGGCTGGCTATCGTGTCCTGCTGGTGGGGGTGCACTGCGATTTAGCCGAATTAAACCGCCGTGAGCAACTGCGGAGAAATCGTCCCGCCGGGCTGGCCGCCTGGGAGCTGACTCGCGTGCATCAGGAAATCAGCTACGATCTGGAAATTAATACCGAGGGTATATCGCCAGAAGATAACGCGAAATTGATCTACAAGCATATACAGGATGGATGTATCTTGAATGGCGCAATCGATACGCTGGCGCACTTGAATATGCTGGGCTAA
- a CDS encoding M48 family metallopeptidase, translated as MKVSVLITALSLSLLAGCQQVNTTQGGAIGANRKQNMSTLLPSEQVEKMAAAAYSETIDEARQRRVLLPANHPTSVRVKKIANKLIPHTSVFRPEAVNWKWEVNVEQNDQLNAYCMAGGKIMFFTGIIEQLKLSDDEIAQIMGHEISHALREHSRERMSEEYNKQMGMRGISLAASILSGGKYSGLTDTALGVGSQAYDLALALPNSRTHESEADVMGLELAARAGYNPQASVTLWQKMAAASKGSTPEFLSTHPASQTRIAELQSKIPLVQPLYEATQKSAPAAPAKKSGKKKKS; from the coding sequence ATGAAAGTTTCTGTACTGATTACAGCACTCAGCTTGTCTCTGCTTGCAGGTTGCCAGCAAGTCAACACAACCCAGGGTGGCGCCATTGGCGCTAATCGCAAGCAAAATATGAGTACTTTGCTACCTAGCGAGCAAGTAGAAAAAATGGCTGCTGCAGCCTATAGCGAAACAATCGATGAAGCGCGCCAAAGACGCGTATTGCTGCCAGCAAACCACCCAACCAGCGTACGGGTTAAAAAAATTGCCAATAAACTCATCCCGCACACTAGTGTATTCCGACCGGAAGCCGTGAACTGGAAATGGGAAGTCAATGTCGAGCAAAATGACCAGCTCAATGCCTACTGCATGGCGGGCGGCAAGATCATGTTTTTTACCGGCATTATTGAGCAGCTCAAACTCAGTGATGATGAAATTGCCCAGATTATGGGGCATGAAATCAGCCATGCCTTGCGCGAGCATAGCCGCGAGCGTATGAGCGAGGAATACAACAAGCAAATGGGCATGCGCGGTATTTCTTTAGCCGCATCGATCCTGAGTGGCGGTAAGTATTCGGGCTTAACGGATACGGCCTTGGGCGTGGGTAGTCAGGCTTATGATCTGGCACTGGCACTGCCCAATAGCCGCACCCATGAATCAGAAGCCGATGTCATGGGCTTGGAGCTGGCTGCCCGTGCTGGATATAACCCGCAAGCTTCGGTAACACTATGGCAAAAGATGGCTGCGGCCAGCAAGGGTTCAACCCCGGAATTCTTGTCGACTCACCCGGCCAGCCAAACCCGGATTGCCGAATTGCAATCTAAAATCCCGCTAGTCCAACCTCTGTATGAAGCAACACAAAAGTCTGCACCGGCAGCTCCAGCCAAAAAAAGCGGCAAAAAGAAAAAGAGCTGA
- a CDS encoding SIS domain-containing protein produces MKEFINASLLEAQTGLTQLINNPEALVNIESTAQILIESFTSGGRVFSCGNGGSMCDAMHFAEELTGRYRKDRRGLPANAISDAGHMSCVANDFGYDFIFSRYIESHARAGDVLIGISTSGNSENIVKAATVAREMGVKVIILTGRSPSKLEALADVYINTPAGQFADRVQELHIKVLHILIELIERHFFPENY; encoded by the coding sequence ATGAAAGAATTTATTAATGCCAGCTTGCTCGAAGCTCAAACTGGCTTAACGCAACTAATCAACAATCCAGAAGCTCTGGTAAACATTGAATCTACGGCACAAATTCTAATTGAAAGTTTTACCAGCGGCGGACGCGTTTTTTCTTGCGGTAATGGTGGTTCGATGTGCGATGCGATGCATTTTGCTGAAGAACTCACTGGCCGCTATCGCAAAGATCGTCGTGGTTTGCCCGCTAATGCAATCTCCGATGCTGGACACATGAGCTGTGTAGCAAATGATTTTGGCTATGATTTTATTTTCTCACGCTACATTGAAAGCCACGCTCGCGCAGGCGATGTATTAATTGGCATCAGCACCAGCGGTAATAGCGAAAACATCGTTAAGGCCGCTACCGTGGCTCGCGAAATGGGGGTTAAAGTAATTATTTTGACTGGTCGCTCCCCCTCGAAACTCGAAGCACTGGCCGACGTTTATATCAATACACCTGCAGGCCAATTTGCAGATCGAGTACAGGAATTACATATTAAGGTTTTGCACATTTTGATCGAGCTGATTGAACGCCATTTTTTCCCTGAGAATTATTGA
- the thiD gene encoding bifunctional hydroxymethylpyrimidine kinase/phosphomethylpyrimidine kinase — MISTPPTVLVFAANDPSGGAGLMADVLTLASLGCHSLPVVTAMTVQDTAGVQSFQSVDSEFLDEQARFILEDIKIDAIKVGMVGTVENLAVIAEIASDYPDIPLILEPVFSMGRGEELADEDLYSAMRELLLPHSFLVSCNSDDARKLGSDDPEEQEDLPLDAAAQRILQCGCEYVLIAGTHEKTPKVVNTLYSTLGRVRSDNWERLPGSFHGAGATLASALAGALANGADVATAMQEAQEYTFQAISNGYRPGMGQMIPDRLFWARPPADEIPPTVIEFDATDDAEPKSVQ, encoded by the coding sequence ATGATTTCTACTCCGCCGACTGTACTGGTTTTTGCCGCCAACGACCCATCGGGTGGCGCTGGCCTGATGGCCGATGTACTGACGCTGGCCTCGCTGGGCTGCCACAGCTTGCCGGTGGTCACTGCGATGACGGTGCAGGACACTGCAGGGGTACAAAGCTTTCAGTCTGTCGATAGCGAATTTCTGGATGAGCAGGCACGCTTTATTCTGGAAGACATCAAAATCGACGCTATCAAAGTGGGCATGGTAGGTACGGTGGAAAATCTGGCGGTGATTGCCGAAATTGCTTCGGATTACCCGGATATTCCGCTGATTCTGGAGCCGGTATTCAGTATGGGCCGTGGCGAAGAGCTGGCCGATGAAGATCTGTATAGCGCCATGCGTGAGCTATTGCTGCCGCACAGCTTTCTAGTCAGCTGCAATAGCGATGATGCCCGCAAGCTGGGTTCGGACGACCCGGAAGAACAGGAAGATCTGCCGCTGGACGCCGCTGCCCAGCGCATTTTGCAATGCGGTTGCGAGTATGTGCTAATTGCCGGCACGCATGAAAAAACGCCCAAAGTCGTCAACACCCTGTACAGCACGCTAGGCCGTGTGCGCAGCGATAACTGGGAACGCCTGCCCGGCAGCTTCCATGGCGCGGGTGCCACGCTGGCTTCGGCGCTGGCTGGCGCGCTGGCCAATGGTGCCGATGTGGCCACCGCCATGCAGGAAGCGCAGGAATACACCTTCCAGGCCATTTCCAACGGCTATCGCCCCGGCATGGGCCAAATGATTCCCGACCGGCTATTCTGGGCCCGCCCACCGGCCGATGAAATCCCGCCAACGGTGATCGAGTTTGACGCCACCGATGATGCCGAGCCCAAATCGGTGCAATAA
- a CDS encoding DUF2917 domain-containing protein yields the protein MERYLKLQLEHHELLLARLGRDARLCCDSGQVWLASNRHPQDVVLQAGEQYLLGAGQILIEGQGELRFCADELDIRPYFQTLPHREQ from the coding sequence ATGGAACGCTATCTGAAATTGCAGCTGGAACATCACGAATTGCTGCTCGCCCGCCTTGGGCGCGACGCCCGGCTGTGTTGCGACAGCGGTCAGGTCTGGCTAGCGAGCAATCGCCACCCGCAGGATGTGGTGCTGCAGGCAGGCGAACAATACCTGCTGGGCGCCGGGCAGATTCTGATCGAGGGGCAGGGCGAGCTGCGCTTTTGTGCCGATGAACTGGATATCCGGCCATATTTCCAAACTTTGCCGCACCGGGAGCAATGA
- a CDS encoding DUF3291 domain-containing protein, translating to MNHWQLAQLNIAHAIAPLDDPLMAGFTEQLDAINQLAEQSPGFIWRLQSDSGNATDISYDADPLIIANMSVWASLEDLQRYVYTGEHLAMLKQRKAWFGKIDGPALVLWWIPAGHIPTLLEAKAALELLRLNGSSACAFSFAKPFGPPSINPLEQPGVRADTAAWNPARVSVS from the coding sequence ATGAATCACTGGCAACTAGCCCAACTCAATATCGCCCATGCCATCGCGCCGCTGGACGACCCGCTGATGGCGGGCTTTACCGAACAGCTGGACGCCATCAACCAGCTCGCCGAACAAAGCCCCGGCTTTATCTGGCGGCTGCAAAGCGACAGCGGCAATGCCACCGACATCAGCTACGACGCCGATCCGCTGATCATTGCCAATATGTCGGTCTGGGCATCGCTGGAAGACCTGCAGCGCTACGTCTACACCGGCGAGCACCTGGCCATGCTCAAACAGCGTAAAGCCTGGTTTGGCAAAATCGACGGCCCAGCGCTGGTGTTGTGGTGGATACCCGCAGGGCACATCCCCACACTGCTTGAAGCCAAAGCCGCGCTGGAATTGCTGCGGCTCAATGGCTCAAGCGCCTGTGCATTCAGCTTTGCCAAACCGTTCGGCCCACCGTCAATCAATCCGCTTGAACAGCCCGGCGTGCGAGCTGACACAGCCGCTTGGAACCCGGCTCGCGTATCGGTTTCGTAG
- the parE gene encoding DNA topoisomerase IV subunit B, whose translation MAAPKYDESSVKVLKGLDPVRHRPGMYTRTDNPLHICQEVIDNAADEALGGYATQIEVTLYRNQSMRVIDNGRGIPVGLHPEEGVPTVQVVFTQLHAGGKFDKKDGGAYAFSGGLHGVGVSVTNALATRLEVEVRREGQINQLVFAGGEVISPLTVLGTTTKKDTGTRVFVQPDAQYFDSPTIPQAELEHLLKSKAVLLPGLVVILNVEQANGELLEKRWCYPDGLQGYLNEQVTGYTQIVPILQGEKYIEGEDDTFSRGEGCAWALTWTEDGLVNRESYVNLIPTPAGGTHESGLRDGVFQVVKTFIDFHNLLPKGVKLLPEDLFSRCSFVLSAKVLDPQFQGQTKDKLTSRDGLKLVSAMVRAPFELWLNEHVDLGKKLAELAIRAAQSRQKNAQKVEKKKSSGVAVLPGKLTDCASDETERCELFLVEGDSAGGSAKLGRDKDFQAILPLRGKVLNTWEVDKDQIFANNEVHDMAVAIGVDPHTLDSTVDLSGLRYGKVIIMSDADVDGSHIQVLLLTLFYRHFPQLIMNGHIYVAQPPLYRVDVAGSGKAKPPRKFYALDEGELTAILDKLRGEKIREGAWSISRFKGLGEMNAEQLFDTTMNPDTRRVMRVSIPQDVSTNTRDLMNMLMGKGEASSRRAWLEARGNEVEADL comes from the coding sequence ATGGCTGCTCCTAAATACGACGAATCCTCGGTCAAGGTCCTCAAAGGCCTTGACCCTGTCCGCCACCGTCCGGGCATGTACACCCGCACCGATAATCCACTGCATATTTGCCAGGAAGTCATCGACAATGCAGCTGACGAAGCACTCGGCGGCTACGCAACACAGATCGAGGTGACGCTGTACCGCAATCAATCCATGCGCGTGATCGACAATGGCCGCGGCATTCCGGTGGGTTTGCACCCGGAAGAGGGCGTGCCCACGGTGCAAGTTGTTTTCACGCAGCTGCACGCGGGCGGTAAATTCGATAAGAAAGACGGCGGCGCGTATGCGTTTTCCGGCGGTTTGCACGGCGTTGGCGTCTCCGTTACCAATGCCTTGGCGACTCGGCTTGAAGTTGAAGTGCGCCGTGAAGGTCAGATCAATCAACTGGTGTTTGCGGGCGGTGAAGTAATTTCACCGCTGACGGTTTTGGGCACCACGACGAAGAAAGACACCGGAACGCGCGTCTTCGTGCAGCCTGATGCACAGTATTTTGATAGCCCAACCATTCCACAGGCCGAGCTGGAGCATCTACTTAAATCCAAAGCCGTCCTTTTGCCCGGCTTGGTGGTGATTTTGAATGTCGAGCAAGCCAATGGCGAATTACTGGAAAAACGCTGGTGCTATCCCGATGGCCTGCAAGGTTATCTGAACGAGCAAGTCACCGGCTATACGCAAATCGTACCGATTTTGCAGGGCGAGAAATACATCGAAGGCGAAGACGACACCTTCAGCCGCGGCGAAGGGTGCGCATGGGCGCTGACGTGGACCGAAGATGGCCTCGTTAATCGCGAATCATACGTCAATCTGATTCCAACGCCAGCGGGCGGCACGCACGAAAGCGGCCTGCGCGATGGCGTGTTCCAAGTCGTCAAAACCTTTATCGATTTTCACAATCTGCTGCCCAAGGGCGTGAAGCTGCTGCCGGAAGACTTGTTCAGCCGCTGCTCGTTTGTCCTCTCGGCCAAAGTGCTCGACCCGCAATTCCAAGGCCAAACCAAAGATAAACTCACCAGCCGCGACGGCCTCAAACTCGTCTCAGCGATGGTGCGCGCGCCGTTTGAATTGTGGCTAAACGAACACGTTGATCTGGGTAAAAAACTCGCCGAGCTGGCGATTCGCGCCGCGCAATCGCGGCAGAAAAATGCACAGAAAGTCGAAAAGAAAAAATCCTCTGGCGTCGCGGTATTACCGGGCAAGCTAACCGATTGCGCGTCGGACGAAACCGAACGCTGCGAATTATTCCTCGTCGAGGGTGATTCGGCCGGCGGTTCGGCCAAGCTGGGTCGCGATAAAGACTTCCAAGCCATTTTGCCGCTGCGCGGTAAAGTGCTGAACACGTGGGAAGTCGATAAAGACCAGATTTTCGCCAATAACGAAGTGCACGATATGGCCGTCGCCATCGGCGTTGACCCGCACACACTCGACAGTACCGTCGATTTATCCGGCCTGCGCTACGGCAAAGTGATCATCATGTCCGATGCGGACGTCGACGGCTCGCACATTCAGGTACTGCTGCTCACGCTGTTTTACCGCCATTTCCCACAGCTGATCATGAATGGCCATATCTACGTTGCGCAGCCGCCGCTCTACCGCGTTGACGTGGCGGGCAGCGGTAAAGCCAAACCACCGCGCAAATTCTACGCGCTGGATGAGGGCGAGTTGACCGCCATTCTGGATAAGCTACGCGGTGAAAAAATCCGCGAAGGCGCGTGGAGCATTTCGCGCTTCAAGGGTCTCGGCGAGATGAACGCCGAGCAATTGTTCGACACCACGATGAACCCCGACACCCGCCGCGTCATGCGCGTATCGATCCCGCAGGATGTCAGCACCAATACGCGCGATCTGATGAATATGCTGATGGGCAAGGGCGAAGCGAGCTCACGTCGCGCATGGCTGGAAGCGCGGGGGAATGAGGTGGAAGCAGACCTATAA
- a CDS encoding LysR substrate-binding domain-containing protein, with protein sequence MNPLPPLPALRAFEAVSRLGSVVKAADALSVTHSAISHQIHALEDYLGLPLFERSGRKLALTEDGRNYALQIRMALNDMAEATRTVRARPKPNEIKLTTMPSFGLGWLIPRIPEFQALFPQYRIDIRASLGFDDLHTGQLDLAIRMGAGDWEGLKTQHLLDDYLVVVAAPDYPHLPRTLADLEQAQIIGTLEKWSSWVKAAQLGDWSPTFGLFCNDNNLALTAVRLGQGIALARLSLVLDELVDGRLQLVGNVIAPHPNRYWLVWAPRVDGSAKLHHFMQWITQRAAQSQQQMQVYIDGVYSAE encoded by the coding sequence GTGAATCCCTTACCGCCCCTCCCCGCATTACGCGCCTTTGAAGCGGTTAGCCGCCTAGGCAGCGTGGTAAAAGCTGCCGACGCGCTATCGGTGACGCACAGCGCGATCAGCCATCAGATTCACGCGCTGGAAGACTATCTGGGCCTGCCGCTATTCGAGCGCAGCGGCCGCAAGCTGGCGCTGACCGAAGATGGGCGCAATTACGCGTTGCAAATCCGTATGGCGCTCAATGATATGGCCGAGGCGACGCGCACGGTGCGCGCCAGACCCAAGCCCAATGAAATCAAATTGACGACGATGCCGTCGTTTGGTCTGGGCTGGCTAATTCCGCGGATTCCCGAGTTTCAGGCGCTTTTTCCGCAATACCGCATTGATATTCGCGCCAGCCTGGGTTTTGACGATCTGCATACCGGCCAGCTTGATCTGGCCATCCGTATGGGCGCGGGGGACTGGGAAGGGCTGAAAACGCAGCATTTGCTCGATGATTATCTGGTCGTGGTGGCCGCGCCTGACTACCCGCACCTGCCGCGCACACTGGCCGATTTGGAGCAAGCGCAAATTATCGGCACGCTGGAAAAGTGGAGTAGCTGGGTGAAAGCGGCGCAGCTGGGCGACTGGTCGCCCACATTCGGGCTGTTTTGCAATGACAATAATCTGGCGCTCACCGCAGTGCGGCTGGGGCAAGGGATTGCGCTGGCGCGGCTGTCGCTGGTGCTGGACGAGCTGGTCGATGGCCGCCTGCAACTGGTGGGCAATGTGATTGCGCCTCATCCCAATCGCTACTGGCTGGTGTGGGCGCCACGCGTTGATGGCAGCGCCAAGCTGCATCACTTTATGCAGTGGATTACACAGCGCGCCGCGCAAAGCCAGCAGCAAATGCAGGTGTATATCGATGGGGTATATTCAGCTGAATAA
- the yfcF gene encoding glutathione transferase, translating to MGTNSLHLYVDQLYTSPYAMSVFVALTVKQIPFTLHTVDLAAGAQHAAQFAHDSLSARVPMLQHGDFCLSESSAITEYLDENWGGTPLYPRDAQQKARARQIQAWLRSDLLPIRLERSTEVVFMQPSDQPLSAAAQQAASKLFAAAGQLIGDEGRPIFGDWCIADVDLALMLNRLLKNGDAVPDKLAHYAQQQWAHPAIAQWLQFHQRG from the coding sequence ATGGGCACCAATTCCTTACACCTTTATGTGGATCAACTCTACACCAGCCCATACGCGATGTCGGTGTTTGTGGCGCTTACCGTCAAGCAAATTCCATTCACGCTGCATACCGTCGATCTGGCTGCTGGCGCGCAGCACGCGGCGCAATTTGCGCATGATTCGCTGTCGGCACGCGTTCCTATGCTCCAGCATGGCGATTTCTGTTTAAGTGAATCTTCAGCCATTACCGAATATCTGGACGAAAACTGGGGCGGAACACCGCTATACCCGCGCGATGCCCAGCAAAAAGCCCGCGCCCGGCAGATTCAGGCCTGGCTGCGCAGTGATTTATTGCCGATCCGGCTAGAGCGCTCCACCGAAGTGGTTTTCATGCAGCCTAGCGATCAGCCTTTAAGCGCCGCCGCGCAGCAGGCCGCCAGCAAGCTGTTTGCCGCCGCCGGGCAACTCATCGGCGACGAGGGTAGGCCGATTTTTGGCGACTGGTGTATTGCCGATGTGGATTTGGCGCTGATGCTCAATCGTCTGCTGAAAAATGGCGACGCCGTGCCGGATAAACTCGCCCATTACGCACAGCAACAATGGGCTCATCCGGCCATCGCCCAGTGGCTACAGTTTCATCAGCGGGGATAA
- a CDS encoding DUF6500 family protein, translating to MRASLQQKILAVCEQKIAQKGEGVGLSFYAFFANKNDDPELLMEAATWWIQTHKLDHFEKALKIRHMVLAEQSQGIAL from the coding sequence ATGCGTGCTTCACTCCAACAAAAAATCCTCGCCGTCTGCGAGCAGAAAATCGCGCAGAAAGGCGAGGGCGTGGGTTTGTCGTTTTATGCTTTTTTCGCCAATAAAAATGACGATCCTGAGCTGCTAATGGAAGCGGCGACATGGTGGATACAGACGCACAAGCTGGATCATTTTGAGAAAGCACTGAAAATCAGGCACATGGTGCTGGCCGAACAAAGCCAGGGTATAGCTCTCTAG
- a CDS encoding DUF1993 domain-containing protein → MFSYYQLTVPVYTRALTQLAHLLDKAADFALSKKVSDETMLGLRLAPDMLPLVKQIQIACDTAKFGVARLSGNTAPKHDDSEKTLAELKNRIAATLEFINSIPPDDFAQADSKIITLSYMPDKPMKADFYLQSFVAPNLYFHLTTAYALLRSNGVELGKNDYLGPIG, encoded by the coding sequence ATGTTCAGTTATTACCAACTCACCGTTCCTGTTTACACTCGCGCGCTCACGCAGCTGGCGCACCTGCTTGATAAAGCCGCCGATTTTGCGCTGAGTAAAAAAGTCAGCGACGAAACCATGCTGGGTCTGCGCCTTGCTCCCGATATGCTGCCGCTGGTCAAGCAAATCCAGATTGCCTGTGACACGGCCAAATTCGGCGTTGCGCGCTTATCAGGCAATACCGCGCCCAAACACGACGACAGCGAAAAAACGCTGGCCGAACTCAAAAACCGCATCGCTGCCACTCTCGAATTTATCAACAGCATCCCGCCCGACGATTTTGCGCAAGCCGATAGCAAAATCATCACGCTGTCGTATATGCCGGACAAACCGATGAAGGCCGATTTTTACCTGCAATCCTTCGTTGCCCCAAATCTCTATTTCCATCTCACCACCGCCTACGCACTGCTGCGCAGCAACGGCGTCGAGCTGGGTAAAAACGATTATCTGGGGCCGATTGGCTGA
- a CDS encoding rubredoxin, giving the protein MKKYMCLICAFIYDEAEGRPEDDIPAGTRWEDVPPNWTCPDCGARKDDFDMVEI; this is encoded by the coding sequence ATGAAAAAATATATGTGCCTGATTTGTGCGTTTATCTACGACGAAGCCGAAGGCCGTCCCGAAGACGATATTCCCGCTGGTACGCGCTGGGAAGATGTTCCCCCCAATTGGACCTGTCCTGATTGCGGTGCACGCAAAGATGATTTTGACATGGTAGAGATCTGA